One Bos indicus isolate NIAB-ARS_2022 breed Sahiwal x Tharparkar chromosome 10, NIAB-ARS_B.indTharparkar_mat_pri_1.0, whole genome shotgun sequence DNA window includes the following coding sequences:
- the GPR135 gene encoding G-protein coupled receptor 135, with protein sequence MEEQPPPPLVRPPVSTALSGSPHPGAPSPAGTPGGTSSAATAVAVLSFSTAAAAALGNRSDVSGADSTGAAAGGGLGGRGAAGAAGRPPLGPEAAPLLSHGAAVAAQALVLLLIFLLSSLGNCAVMGTIVKHRQLRTVTNAFILSLSLSDLLTALLCLPAAFLDLFTPPGGPAPAATAAAAGPWSGFCAASRFFSSCFGIVSTLSLALISLDRYCAIVRPPREKIGRRRALQLLAGAWLAALGFSLPWELLLTPREAPAAAQSFHRCLYRTSPDPAQLGAAYSVGLVVACYLLPFLLMCFCHYHICKTVRLSDVRVRPLTTYARVLRFFSDVRTATTVLIMIVSVICCWGPYCFLVLLAAARRAQAAQSPSLLNVVAVWLTWANGAINPVIYAVRNPNISMLLGRNREEGYRTRNVDALLPNQGRALQAGTLNLLRNRCTNRLGAWSTMSSSNPTSGVAGDMAMWARKNPVVLFCREGPPDPVTAAAKQSESGDTSL encoded by the coding sequence ATGGAggagcagccgccgccgccgctggtCCGCCCGCCAGTGAGCACGGCCTTATCGGGCAGCCCACACCCCGGCGCCCCCTCCCCGGCCGGCACGCCTGGCGGGACTTCCTCCGCGGCGACGGCGGTGGCCGTGCTGTCCTTCAGCACCGCGGCGGCCGCGGCGCTGGGGAACCGGAGCGACGTGAGCGGGGCCGACAGCACTGGCGCCGCGGCTGGCGGCGGCCTCGGCGGGcgcggggcggcgggggcggcggggaggcCACCGCTGGGCCCCGAGGCGGCGCCGCTGCTGTCGCACGGGGCGGCGGTGGCGGCCCAGGCGCTGGTCCTCCTGCTCATCTTCCTGCTGTCTAGCCTGGGCAACTGCGCGGTAATGGGGACCATCGTGAAGCACCGGCAGCTCCGCACTGTCACCAACGCCTTCATCCTGTCCTTGTCCCTGTCGGATCTGCTCACGGCGCTGCTCTGCCTGCCAGCCGCCTTCCTGGACCTCTTCACGCCGCCGGGGGGCCCGGCgcccgccgccaccgccgccgccgcggggCCCTGGAGCGGCTTCTGCGCGGCCAGCCGCTTCTTCAGCTCGTGCTTCGGCATCGTGTCCACGCTCAGCCTGGCCCTCATCTCTCTGGACCGCTACTGCGCCATCGTGCGGCCGCCGCGGGAGAAGATCGGCCGCCGCCGCGCGCTGCAGCTGCTGGCGGGCGCCTGGCTGGCGGCTCTGGGCTTCTCCTTGCCCTGGGAGCTGCTCCTCACGCCCCGGGAGGCCCCGGCGGCGGCGCAGAGCTTCCACCGCTGCCTTTACCGGACGTCTCCGGACCCCGCGCAGCTGGGCGCGGCCTACAGCgtggggttggtggtggcctgttACCTGCTGCCCTTCCTACTCATGTGCTTTTGCCACTACCACATCTGCAAGACCGTGCGCCTGTCGGACGTGCGCGTGCGGCCCCTGACCACCTACGCGCGCGTGCTGCGCTTCTTCAGCGACGTGCGCACGGCCACCACCGTGCTCATCATGATCGTCTCCGTCATCTGCTGCTGGGGGCCCTACTGCTTCTTGGTGCTGCTGGCCGCCGCCCGGCGGGCCCAGGCCGCGCAGTCTCCCTCTCTCCTCAACGTGGTGGCCGTCTGGCTGACCTGGGCCAACGGGGCCATCAACCCTGTCATCTATGCCGTTCGCAACCCCAACATTTCGATGCTCCTAGGGCGCAACCGGGAAGAGGGTTACAGGACTAGGAACGTGGACGCTCTCCTGCCCAACCAGGGCCGGGCTCTACAGGCTGGAACCCTCAATCTCCTTCGAAACCGCTGTACCAACCGCCTGGGGGCCTGGAGCACGATGTCCTCTTCCAACCCGACCAGCGGGGTGGCAGGGGATATGGCCATGTGGGCTCGCAAAAATCCTGTTGTGCTTTTCTGCCGGGAGGGACCACCAGATCCTGTGACAGCAGCGGCTAAACAATCTGAATCTGGGGATACCAGCCTCTAA